gtatttAATAAGTAGAATCAAATCCATTCTTCTACAACTTTTATCTGCTAGTTTTTAACTCAACCGTCTCACTAACATTTTGTACAAATTGCTTGAATCCACTATAGAGTCTTCGTTTTCAAATTCCTTCGTATTATTTTCTTACCGCTTCTTTCAGCTTTCATATTATTTCAACTTTCCCAGTTTAAAGATTTTTCTTGTTGGTGGTTTTGGGCTAGATAAATGTGTGAAGGTTGATTTTCAAAAATTCTTGGGGTCGCGTTCTCTTTCAACTTTGGGTATGTCAAATTTCGTTGAAGAACAGCACCATTTTTATCAATAAATGACTCACTTTCAATAATGTCCGTTGCATCAAAATGTTTTTTATCTACCACTGAACTAAATAGAAGTTATTGTAGAATTTTCAAGGTTAATAGATGAAGGTTACTGATTACAAAGGTGATCATTTTTTGGAAAGGAAAATGTACTTTGGACCTTTTCATACTTTAAACTTGTTGCATAATTCAATTTGCAATTTGGTACACTGCAGTGTCTCGGCatctgtaattaaaaaatatgcTAATAAAATATATAGTGGAACGATGGAAtttatcggaggagtatgacaacggtcactgtgacagaagaattttataaaatactcctgttaCCGAcctctaaaggtgggaaactaagTAATGCAATgttaatttatacctttatatCGATAacttccacctctactagtttcatctctttttacttcacaatgcattatgctttccatcttttcgattattttgccggttattagtgcaaTACATTACTGTATTGTTACTCCCTGTACCTATGAATTAAAACACGTATTATCATCGACTTGGAATTTGTAGTTAACGTAAAGACGTACAtacctttttcttttttaatcaaataattcacgaaaaatacaataaatacaatcaaaattagcaTAAATCTCCACTTCTCACACCACTGgtctagcaacgttttcgagaaagtattttaagacggctgattctttcatatattgttccctatccttcctcgaacaccgtactgCCCACCTGGCTGCTGATataggttgcgttcattactgcgcagcacacctgtacaggtaaataccacggtaaatacaaaatcagggtaattgattagtgtgataaagcttagtagatccgctatagtaatagatagcaataaaagttaataacaaaaattgtagccaactttgagcttcacgtTATAAAATTAGTTggaatattacagggtgttcgataacaaagtggcagaccaaacttttgtttttttttaatttaacaccctatattttattttacattcgaaatcttcttaacttccccatcacaaaaatataaaggtttgttatgttaggGTATGTTGgggtatttacaaatttataaccAATGTACtacgaaaatcgtaataagttcagctccttgtatagttttataaataaaaataagcacaacagcaatgatTTATTGcctattggtgccatatttttttgttgattgtcaaaatttataaaaatggttaatattgctaattttctttatgctgaatacagggtgagtcaagtacattattttctcagtaattttaaatagaacaccctaattaataacttgctctgaaaaacgaaaataactcaaaaactaacaaatttaaatatagggaatattatacaaaaattaaagtacggtaatggtacttttcgatagtgatataaaatacaggatgttccatttaaaatttctgagaaaagaatgtacttacgttttgactcaccctgtattcgatttaaagaaaattagcaatatcaacaattcttaaaaattttcacaatcaacaaaaaaatatagcaccaataaaccattgctgttgtgcttatttttatttatacagggagctgaactctgaacttgttacgattttcatagaaaattggttacaACTTTGTAAAAGCCTTATCTTCATCCAgtctcaaaagtccactgctgaacataggcctcttcccCTCGTTTCCAatcccatctatcctgcgccgctctcatccagtttttatttagctttcttaagtcgtcaatCCATCTTGTAGGTGGTCGACCGAAGCTTCTCTTGCAGTGGCGGCCgatcagggtcggcagggtcggcagtgccgacccacacatttattgatgttatagattttttaatattcaatttaaTCAGAGGTTATGTAATTttttgtatctgtgaaataaaaaaaatctgtcagataatacagactaaattttattcgtggtttttaaaaggattcaaataatccgagcgttaagtgatccatGCGTATAAgagactttttaaaaaatgaatgatccgagccatgcCATCCATCTGACTGTGCCGGCCGGCTAGCCGACCCTAGTTCATCCCCATCgtgacgatttacacgtaaaactcaacgaagtAACAAggcgatgagcaagcgaacatacatTTCTGTCCGTAGGCAGATACGGCAGGCAATGGTAGGTACGGCAAATAAAGATCTGCCGAGGTTTCATTTCGAGGCATCATCAGAAATTGTAAataataatcacgccgttttacgtcgttgaattgatattgtaatttttttaagttgtcaggaattatcatttatttgtagatatataatatcgtataatCGTTATATATGATATAATTATAGAtaactaataaaattgtttaagaaatacgatttggaattttctaatttactaCTTTCTGATTCTAAGATATTTACGGCACGTCTAAAAcagtacagaatgaactaataaaaaatgtaatcaattagttacattttgaataacgttattggaTCTGAGATTCAGAAAACAATTTGCTTTTCgctagaagtagatgaaacttctgattatcatgtcattcacaataaTTATCAATTGTTGTCCGATACGCGTTACGTGATAATGAGAAGTTTTTAGGTTTTacagacgtgagtaaaagcaataaggcagaatattcttttggtgttttaaataacagattaaaattttttgatatcaaaaataaattggtagggcaaactggggggCAAACTTATGACGGCCCTGCCGTGATGTCTGGTGAATTGAACGGCCTCCAGACAAacgttaaaactattgcaccacaAGCTCTATTTACTCATGTCATGGAAATAGAATGACTTTAGTTTTGCAGTTAAGCTTGCCagcgtcttttcttgccagttaaGCTCGCCCGGACTACTGTTTTAGgacaatttgtttcgaaaaaaaaaaaaatgcaaacagtttgtcagacgcgatcaAATTTTAAACCTCGGTTAGTTTTCACTGCAGTAGATTTTCGTGagcagcttttggaagttttttaaatttattatcgaaggcgacgattttgaaaggtGTGATGTAATATCTCGATCcctgaagcaatcggtttgagaactttcttaaatgattactcttttaatattcttttaaatatttttaagaaagtgtttgcccaaaccgatttgatattcattattgttcgaaatcagtcaactgacattattccAAAGATAGAATAAGAAAACTGGTGCAAAAtcgagattttcgtaatgatagtagttttcaatatatacgcagtgacgttttgggttcgcctgatatttccgaaccacccaaaaaagacacagacatgatacatatctcgaaaaacgagtatattttgaaattttggatacctactatgtattatgcaaatagatactcgtttttcgaattttgaagatttgcaaattttttacctctttgacgattcaaaatttaaaagttaaattCGCCAAAGAATTgttaagatatttattattacaaattttttaagaattacgctgatccaaatattttcagaaagttggataagttacaaaatatgtgttattttatatagtaagtactgaaattcattacaacaaactgatCATCTTATTACCACCAACTTCTGCTTTAAATGAACGgtatttctcttgtctcaaaagaatcaaaacatattgtcgaaacaccatgaaacaagagagaatgtcaagtaaaccaaacaaaaaaatctcctatgatgatttaagccttttaattagatggtatacctatatgaggagacaaaaagaccttgccgaccctgtctctaaggccacgagccgccactgttctcttgtcttctcttggcctccattctaaCAACCTCTTTGTTCATCGCCCATCTGttattctggctatgtgtcctgcccatctccacttcaaccgggctatcctttcgatgacgtcagtcacctttgttcttctcctgatttcttcatttctgattttgtctcacagagttattcctaacattgaccacTCCATTCTTCTCTgagtgactcttagtttggtagccgaggctttagttaaggtaagtgtttctgatccgtacgtcaagactgggaggacgcactgctcaaatcaaatacctttctctttaggcatgtgggcaactcacttttaaaagtttctctcagttttccaaatgctgcccacccaaagccgattcttctcttcagctcatgagtctggttatccctgccaatcgtaatttcttgtcccaggtatttatatgtatctacgagttctatttctttcccaccaatactcatgaccaatactgatgttctggttgggtgccaaatttgtcattatttttgttttcgagatgtttatatttaaacctacattttctgtaggcacaacgagttcctgtaccatctctcttgacatacctagatcctcagctactatgactatatcaccCTAATAacaccctatataacataacaaacctttatatttttgtgatggggaaattaagaggatttcgaatataaaatataatatagggtgttccattaaaaaaacataagtttggtctgccactatgttatcgaacaccctgtaacattataactaattttgtaatgtgaagctcaaagttggcaaTAATTTTTGTTGTTAACTTTTATTGCtgtctattactatagcggatctaaagagctttatcacactaatcaatgaccctgtatattaaacttaaaattattttaagacgaaaaattttttgtcatttttttttaaaccacagaaattaTAATTAGgtataattcatatttctaataatgtttaaaaaataatgaaaaaaaactaattttaaattcgatatattatTTTCCTGTAtaagtgtgctgcgcagtaatgaacgcaacctgtatcagtagccaatggcggatccagggggggcgatgggggcgatcggtcccccctctcaacccaagtgatttatttttttttttttattataatataaagattacaaaacattcatttattttttcaaaaggataATTATAcacgttttaaaattacaatattatatgaattatgaattacatataaatatattttattagtatggGACTTGGCTAAAACGGGCCAGTGACGCCAGTGTATTTGGAAATGAGTAATTTATAATCCTtataaattaagaattaaaaatgatcacactaagcatatttaaaaaaatatgtaatcctATATAATGTGAACGCATACTTGCATCTCCAcgtataataattataaaatcgtTTGCAGATAACAGCTTCGCCGAAATCTCTCGAAAATTGCGCGCCTAGCAAAAACTATATTAATTCGccgaaaatataaatatgttcaCACGCCGCGCCGATAGGTCGATAGCTGACCACGAAAAAATAACACCCTTATTAATTATTAGTAATTAAACATCCCTAATACTGATTCGTACCgatcttagtttgtaaattgttagcttgattaatagtattttgagtttattcttcttttttaatattaatatagtTTGTAATTTACGAAGAGTTATAAGATGTCAAATAAACGAAAGGGATCAAAAGCTTCTACCGAGaacataaaaagtaaaaaaattcaaatgtcgcAATATaagtgattattttttttttctacgaccgtttaataacatgctcattattcgctattttttcatagataatagcacccattactttacccgtgagtaatatttCATTACTCGCGGGCTGAAATTACTcccgggtcattactcacgggctgaagttagattcaagtggcgcatgccacttttaatattaatcgtatataaactgcaaataaaattacttaaacttgtttatttaatacaataattattacaatttatatcaataattattatcttcgaaaaatttttaaaggaattttaactgtaacaatgtcagtatattttttacgtttatatcttgtttactagaaattttgacgtttatcattaatttattttagtgacagtgacattagcgcattttgtttgtgttaattggaattaactaatattgtgtttattttttaaatcatattgtGTTAACATATTGTAATATATAGTAGTTATATTACTATATTATAATTaggtaaatgtaaatatacattataactttaATGAAATACGTTCATCGATAATAGCCATTTgctatttattagattcattgacggtaggtacaaatttatgcttataatttttctgAAACGACTGGAACTTggattgactatttcttgttgtatttttacaatacataagaatttgttaatagtaggcaaccaattattcagccacgtattAGGGGTAAACAGCATTTaggaatttttgaagttatacttctttacgggcgtaatgacggtgaaattttatatggtaaaacgtagcgaccgggcgcatgcgcattataactttgttctgattggatgttcaaatgacatgacaaaaattatccaatatggcagctgtggcacagctgtgggactgtggtttggttataatgtatgcttgttgcgttttaaaatttgtaggaagagaaacaacaaacaaaaagttagttaatggttatactgcctttttaaatagttttcatattatatttttggacttatttacatagaagagatgattgttgcatgccaatgtgaaagctcatcaaactgtgactagtatatgagtgccgcagatctcgcttattcaaagctaaataatctttcactggtaagtgttttataaatagttgatcaaattttgttatgatatttgaacatagccactttgcacgacgcaagtgattgcgaaatttattagtcgttatacgggctcccatacctaccttgaacctaccaaaatacgtaagtagtatgtaatacttttatttacataatttgattaccatcaaaatttctatcaatattcacctaatatattgtttcacttactctatgttttgttgtattttttcaattctaaatcatttcaattcaaaatcaaaataatttgatttacataagttaaaaatgtcaaaaggttaatctgtttagttagacgatcttcgcacgtaatgacaagctgtctctgtggcgaagttttaatgcgagtgaatcccaatacaacgcaaataccagccgcgtggtaagttgattcgaatcccaatagaaacttttattttttttatttttttttatacattttatgattgtaagtatatttattatataattttattttcagaaaatacgtatttagttaaacatttttccgacaattaatgttcagaaatcatttgtggcatttttaatgtgtttgtgtgtgttttatttttttattattttaatttttggcactgttttaataaaaatgtttgagaagtagtaagtataaattaatttaatatttaaataaaatataaataaaaagtatattaatttcgtttataatcatataatcatataatagaagtataacttcttacgtgcgtacaaagtacacacacacattcttttttgtaaattaatataatttaaatatcaagTAGTTTATTCgagtatattttttactaattaaaataaaaaaaaggtcgtagaaaaagtatagtattctactcgcatgtaatggctattactcactctgatgaattacgacactcgcctacggctcgtgtcgcaaacttcatcatcgtgagtaatagccgtcattacatgctcgttgaataatatactataaatcaacgtaatttgggtgataatattaatagtaatcATGAGAATAAATATGTACAAGGTACATCTTATCAGATAGATCATACTATGAGATCTACTGATCTTGGATCAAATTTAAGTTCTGAGAGCATTCAAAACAAGGCATGTGATTTTTCAGTGTGTCCGATACAAATCAAACGATGCGATGAAGCAGTAAATACCAATTCTACATTCGAGAGTTTTATGGAAAAAGGTATGTCTTATATacatgattatttcattcataggagattctgaccaataaaaagctacagaaatctgaattaaatcgataatttttgataattgcccgtcgttaagtatattacgtctttaacacgttgacggacagtgcgtcaaatgtataagcaagtgtgacactatatgtattttgcaaagtagaataggggaaatgcgtctatagacgttgtgtcacattacatcaatggaaattagacgtctatagacgttctgtccgtttGCGTGTTAATTTCAAATAatatatatcattcaaaagaaactttttgtttattctaatggactttcggccctcggtaataatgtaatattttattctgcgtttaaattttttaaagattctcgtattagttttctcaggattcgaaaaaaaaatgaatgcgtttaaaaagcatttgaccaaaattttgcgcatgtacgtattatacatttttgtatttcaaacgattttaaatgaggtgtcacatgatgtacttttccattacgaaataaaattaaaactatttcgACATACATTTTTTTGCCTTGAAAAAAGTAAAGtacatattttgattttttgaaaattacattcggttaattcattattacatttccgaaactactgtaagttgttaacttataaagtctcattttgtaggtttttttaaattttaatgataattcactacatttatttatttttatttcatcaaCTTTATATATACGGTGTCCcaacccaaaagtagcggaaccgttgaatatttcgcgaaatgaacatcgaatcgaaaaaatgaaaaatatgtgttcaataatttttaaaattctatcaaatgataccaaacacgaccccctacgtgggatgggggtaactttaaaatatttaatggaGACCCCCAGCtttaattgcagatttggattccttacgtaaaagtaagcaacttttattcgagacattttttcgaattctggatagatggcgctataatctgaaaAACGATTAATCGTGATACCATGGGTAATTTATAGAAATTGTTTAATACCTATAGAAACACATtctcaaatgaaaaatcaaaaaacacaagttgaatatttttcaaaatcctatcggatcgaatgccaccaaacacgacacgatgtcattcgataggtttttgaaaaatattaaacacgtgtgttttagtttttaatttggaagtgtatttctcgagacagactatttctatattattctatttctatagaatagaaaaaatgtctcgaataaaagttgcttacttttacgtaaggaatccaaatctgcaataaaaactgcgGGTTTCGATTTACGATTTTAAATTGAGCCCCACCCCACCTCTGGGAGTTGGAGTaggggtcgtatttggtgtcattcgatagatttttaaaaattactgaacaggtacaggtatttttcagttcttcgatccgattttcattttagccaatcggccccccctcttaacgatgctggatccgccgctgtcagtagccagatggccggtacggtgttcgaggaagcatagggaataatatattaaattaaaaaaccaGTTGTCTCAAAATACttttttttccgacgttgctcTCTTGGTCCACACCATGGCCTACCATTTTTACTGTGGAGTCTACCCAGTAGAGTAGTATATAGTAGTGAGTCAAGTTTAATAGATTACCCCCTATCTATGAACCTTGGTAGTGAGTAGCATAGAGAAATTAAAACAAGTGAGTAgtatatatttatattctttatcgATGAGTCTACCGGACTCCCTCCAATGTTGCCAATTTTTTCATTTCACGGCTTGTTAGCTTTGTGGCTGTGGTCACGCCCAAAATAAAAGTAACAGAATATGAGACGTCAATGTCAGTTGTCATTGTGTTTTGTGTTATTGTTGTGGTAACCTATTTGTTAAATAgattattgtattttgtattattataattttcagattaaattgtatataatttgacaatttattaacttaaaattttattaatacattGCATCAAAATGAATCGTTCTTGGAACAGAAATTCGAGTTCATCCTCAGGTTTTGTGTATTTCGCTAAAGAATCTCAAAAAGAATGTGGAGATTCCGAGAACTTTTTGTCATTTCAGGAGAGCCctcaaaaaagttataaccatATTTCACCGAATTATGGAACGCCAATGTCCCATAGCAGCCCTAGAAATTTCAATAAGAGAAATAATTACAGATATTCTGGGAGAAATAGAGGAAACAGATCATATGTTAGTCCTaatgtaaattttaaatcttGGAATAACTACAACTCACCCAAACCACATCATCAGAAGAAAATATcagtaagtattttttttatttacctacATAACTTAGAAAATCTAGCCATTTTATCACCTAACAAATTTTAAACTTTATCAATCAGAAACTGAATAtacctacagttgagtccgcaaGTCTTTTCCCGTGCGTCAtgaatacctggcgagataaaatacatactttttatctagcatcattctcttccacgcatgaaactaatgacagaCCAGCTCTGTTGTCCTAAGCCAAAAAGACCCATCtcaatattttaagttgttgagTTATTGCGATTTATCGGTTTTTTATTACAAGCACTCATATAGATGCGTCtaattttattacaaatttttaggcACTATGGAGTTAAAATGCGTCTTTTTCGCTTAGGAAATAGGTTAAACATTGTATTTGGGGTCCTTAAGAACCATAATATAACAATCGAAAAATTTTGAGATACGCCCTTTTGGCTTAGGACAGCAGAGCTGCCGCccgttattaagtaaaaacacatgttatttttctGAACggtctagactcagtgcattgaaaagagataggtacaaagaaagacgattggggatgttttcacatattttaagtacaacttctGACATTTTGGATTGTTTACTTTATGTTatagtttatgttattttacgataaattttgacaacatACAAATatcctcattgttgacacagttaaggaatgcttgtgtttaatgtttcgccaaagtgaataaaataacaaaaagaaaatatattatcaaatatttttataaattgtttgtttatttattaatcaatgatataaaagaatttattaaacaacttcaaatgtagctgtaattatgcaccaaaattttaaagcaaaacttaaattttacattctattatttatttgataacgtcaaattttatactataacccgtaaTCAGAATAATATccactttctgtcacttactgttgcgtttagtaaatttcccacttatttcgtatgctttaaatgatgacacaAGGGTAAAGACtcggggactcaactgtatgttaTCTAAAGTTGGTAGGGTTCATAAGAGCTCTATCTAACAAGGTCGATAACAGATCTCCCTGATGAAAACCTTTTTTAAATTAACCTTCTGTACACACATATATTTCTTGCACACCAAACACACACTGCGATGTGCCATTCCCCACCAGTTCTATTCCTGATTTTTAACAAATTATCGAAAATGGAACAACTTTAAGATATTCCTAGGGGTTAGTTTATTCACAATCAAGTTCTACACAAATACATATtgttgtacaaaaaaaaattaatattgtatGAAAAAAACCCATGTTACACAAGAAACTTGGGTTAAAATTAACTTATAAACAACTTATTAGATGTTATAAGGGACATAAACAATAGAAATGATAAAAGAGTCATATCAATAATACAAAATGtctattcaaaaaaatgttaCGCACAACACACACTGGGGTATATGGAACCCCACAACTGACTAACAGGGTGTAGGTGTAGTGGAAGATGTGAGCTGAATTTGTATAGAGCTCCAAAACTGTTGCTTGAAGTTTAAAGGATTTGAAAAGCTGTTAAAAGAGTGCTAGAGATTCTCACACCCCAGTGTGTGTTCCGAGAGTTAAGTAGATCTGAACCTGTAGTTGCTGTTGTACTTAACAAATTAAATGTCACATGGGTTGTATTTAACTCACTCCCTGTTTGGAACAGGTGTTCTGTGAGTTAAATTAACACCTTGGCTGCGTTGagagatatttataaatttacgATGTGAGTTACAAGGAATATATATGTTCCATATACCCCATTTGCCATTGTGCGTTACAACACAGTCAACCATTAGTGTAGTGTCCCGTAATGCAGCCAAGGTGTTAATCTTCATCTGTCTAGAgcaggggtcggcaaccttttTCGGATGGCGGGCcatgttcaaaatattttttttatgcagGCCGCATATTTAAATGTAGCTTAAATAGTCTTCTTCTTCAGTCTGTTTGCATCCATCTCTGGACAAAGGTCTCTCCATGAGTCATTCACttctctctgttttgtgctatttagtGCCAGTATCTGCCCATTTTTGCTTTGacgtcgtctagccatcgtttttgtggttttGCTTTAGTATGACAGCGTTcgtgtggtctccaatgtatattGTTTCGCGTCCACATTTCATTGCTTTGTCATGGCGAGTTCCATTTTATTTGCGCATTTTTTCCAATTGAatcatcttccaccttcgtcctgcgtCACATGTCCTTATTTTCGTTTATGTCCTTTCAGCTTAGTCCTAACATAGCTTGTTCGATGGACTTCTGTGTTGATCTTAATCTATATTCATCTTTCATCTATTTTAAGGCATTTATAACATCCTCGTTAGTAATTTTGGTAGATCAGattttacatttaatatttcCATACTGTGGTTTTCTGGGTTTTCTATGTTGAACGAGTATAATTCTGTATAAATAGTAATAttcaataatattaaatattattgaatatTACTTTTGTCATTTATAGTGATTCCATTTATATCTGTTATCAGGTGTATTTGTTGTCGGTCTTTCCTATTTAGAGTTTTTAACACTTTCATACTATTGATTTTCCctataatattttcgatttgttTGGTAAATTAAGTCCCTAATGTCTTGTCTTATCCTTTTTTTTATTGCCTTATTAAGTTCCTTACATTTTAGTGAATTTCGGTCCATGCAACTGTTGTCCTTAAGCGTCTGTTGTCTTTcttctttaatttattatttttcataagtttgttgatttttttctaaaattacattaGTGCATTGACGGGCCGCGCAAAAGGTTTCAAAGGGCCGCATGTTGCCGACCCCTGGTCTAGAGAAACGTAGGCATCTTTTTAAATCATCTAGGTATAATACTTCTGTCACTATACTTTTGTTTACTTCCAAGGTAAGCTGAGATGCCTGCACGGTGGGCTTATCGTGTTGTTGCAGCTTTTCATTGGTTAG
The window above is part of the Diabrotica virgifera virgifera chromosome 2, PGI_DIABVI_V3a genome. Proteins encoded here:
- the LOC114324636 gene encoding uncharacterized protein LOC114324636 — protein: MNRSWNRNSSSSSGFVYFAKESQKECGDSENFLSFQESPQKSYNHISPNYGTPMSHSSPRNFNKRNNYRYSGRNRGNRSYVSPNVNFKSWNNYNSPKPHHQKKISFNKIPMMSADGQRDMSMFYDHTCTWNPWADLEKHFKEEEPVKEEKMIESPSVPIVSEPESKTIIDTKKENESSSSDDSSDSDEDTSSSDSDKKEENDTS